The window GCCGAGTGCACGCAGCTGCTGTCGGAGAACAGGAGACTCCACGACGGCTTCACTGACCTGCAGGGCCAGCTGGAAAACGTATGAACTGAAGCTTGCTCACTTACAGGGCCATCCGCGGTGTAAGCCGTCCTAgtttaagacatttaaagtcCCAAGTAAtatgatttaaaagaaaagaagacgCTGCATGTCACACATGGAGAAAAGATATCAGAAATGACAAAATGCCCTAAGGATGGTACTAGATGTCTGAGCAGAAGTCAGGATGTGGTTATCCGAGCTTTGTATAATGtttgaaatcagaaaaaaagacagctaGCCGGGCTCTGAAAAAGAAAGTACACTTCTTATGATAACATCCGTTTCTCCTTGAACAGGATTACATTCCCATTACAAATGTGTGAATCTATTACCCTTTCttcaagtctttatgctaagatGAGCTCACCCTGAATGCAGTCCATGGTTTTATCTAACCCTAAGGCAGGGgagtccaaactacggcccgggaaCCAAATGCGGCCTGTGGTCCGTTTTTGAATCAGCCCTCAGCGTTatcaaaaagtataatgaattatggcccacacctgaaacttgtgcatGTCTCTTTgtacttctttaaaaaatatttaaacgtATATTGCACAGTAGAATTTGTTAAGCCCAATGTCAAGCAATTCtatcattttaaagttgaaaacgttttctaacaaatctaagttaatgagaaaaagcccaataacttattaaCATAACAAGTTGAAATATACCCTTAACATTTCCTCTTattctgaggcttctgttttaagggaagagctgccaacagaataaatgaaaccctacggagagctgtgatgaaggctttgttttcttcttaaagCATATCCAAGTATCGAGCATAATTTACctatatttgattgttttgttctttttactcACTATAtttgaggcaatatacctcacatctagtgaggggcccagctctttgtatatttttctgtgtggccctcagtgaaaaaagtttggatacCCCTGCCCTAAGCACGTTTCATCACAACATGATGCACCCAAATCCATGAGAGGATATTTGCTTATTATATCTGCTGcaaaatatttccaattaaaTGTCATATACCCATTTATCACAATCTGTTGGCTTTATATTCACTCACTAAAATCATCTAAATTATTATTGCACAATTGTCTTCCTACGCTTTGTATACCCGTGGCTTAGAATTGTGGCACAGACTGACATGTCACCGGATTCTCAAGCTAAATGCTTTACTTGTTCAGCTAGaatataattactttattgatcccaatttgggaaatgttttggttgcagcagaacaataaaaacaaggcaatataattacaataaataaaatataatggcatttaaaaagaaagtaaaaaatatacaatgtgTACAgaacatataaacaaacaaaatgtaaagcagaatATAATATGTACAGTAAGCGAGACGGCATGGAAGAAAAAATATGATCCCTctaatatacattttggaggGGCTGCTTGTTCCCATATAGATACTGTTTGTTGGTTTAGACTCATTGTCAGTTTTGTAAGTTgtgtaacatttttatatttattgacgGTAATCCTGACAACAGCAGTCTTTCCAGTCCCGGGGTTAACACTGCCGCCCCCATACATTTAATTGACCCCTGTCGCTGATATGTGCGCATTCAAGAACTTTAGTGCAGGAACTAAATGTGcatcacatgtttttaaagtggtGACTTTAACAGAGATGACGctaatatttttcaaacattctgTTTTGGGGGTGGGGGCTTCCACCAGGTAGAGGGGGTTCTGTCAGAGACAAAGAACCAGCTGAGCTCTGAGATCCTGTGGAGGGTGGACCTGGAGAACCAGGTGCAGACACTCAAAGAACAGCTGGAGCTCCAGAGGAACATCAGCGATCAGGTAATTGGAGCCCCTGCTGCTAAGCTGGCTAGCTGGATTAAATTCCACCAATCTTCCCTGATttgattctgtttatttttggtATCAGCTCAGTTGTTTAGTGTATGTTTTGCAGGAGATCCTAGAGATCCGAAGCCGCCATGAGAGCCGTCTGGTGGAGGTGGACTCAGGCCGGCGAAGGGAGTTTGAGGGTAAACTGGCCGACACTATGCAGCAACTCCGCCAGGACCATGAGACCCAGCTGCAGCAGTACAAAGAAGACCTCGACCGGACCTTCGCTTCAAAGGTACAAACACAGAAGCGAGGATAATGTGTGTCCAGATTTCCTTGATGACTTAAAGATCCTGATATTGAATTTGATCCTGTGCTACAGCTGCAGAATGCCCAGCAGGCTGCACTGGAGAAGAGCAACAGTGAGTCAGCCACCAAAGAAGAGCTGGAAGGCAGCAGGCTCAGAGTAGAAAGCCTCAGTTCCCAGCTGCAGCAGTACCAAAAAGATGTGAGTACAGTCCCTAACAGAATACACACACGCCTGTTAACAGAACCCCAGGCTCAGGACTCACCTGTGCAAACCTCTCAGGTTTGTACTTGAGGTCAAAATATTTTTGGAAGATGGGTGTGATCCAACCAAGGGCAACTGAAGTATGGGGCGACGGGAGAGTGGAAGGACCCCCCCTctctataaacacatttgacaCCCCTGAACCTTTTGCCGCTCCAGCTGGTGACTCCATCGCAGGAGGGTCTCTAGCCTCAGCTCACGGGTTTGGTTTTCATGAGCCTTGTTTCCAGCAGCAACAGTGCTGGCCTGTAGTgtgattgtttgtttattttttaaagtaatgaatACTGTAAgagctttaatttaaatttacGCTGAGTTTGCTCTCAGTGGACAGACTGGTTTTGGATGTGCTCATAGTTTCCTTTTTACGTTGCTCTCACTGGTATTATTTAGTTTGAGTCTTAATGATCTATATGCCCCACCTTTTTTGCTGAACTACCTTTTTGTAGTCTGTCAGGATAACAGTTTACTGGTGTAAAACCTTGTGTTAGACTAGAACCCGCAGATTCCCTTTGCTATTGCTTTGTTGGTTCTCTCTTGCCAGCATTTGTCTTTATATTCATTTTCCTTTCAGAAAATGTTGGTGGAGGGTCGTTTTCAGGATCTGGAGAGGACTCTGGACAAGGAGCGTGAGGTGTGGCAGCAGAGAATGGGTCAGAAGGAGCAGGAGCTGCTCAACATAAGGAGCCAGATGTTCACACAGCTGGAAGACTACGAGAACCTGCTGGATGTTAAGCTCGCTCTGGACATGGAGATCAACGCCTACAGGAAGATGCTGGAAGTGGAGGAGCACAGGTATTCTTCTTTTACAGCCTGTTGTTATACATCAGGACCAGAGCCCGGctggctgctgctctgctcccaGTCTGCCTCCTGAATCATAGCGGCACCTTTTGCCTTTGTCCTGATTGATGGCCATGATATTTTTGTTGGAGACACCTTGGTTTCAATCGTATTGTCAAAATATTAGGCCCTATATCTTTTCCTAACCACTTTAACAACCTTTAACTTTCTTGTATTACAAGGTAGTTATGGCACTTTGTGCACAGTAAAATGCTTCTTTTAAGCTATATGTATTAAATGTGACTGGGCTTATACATTTGTCGTCAGACTGCAGCTGTCCCCCAGTCCCTCCCAGCACTCAGCCATCCCTCgaacacatgaacacagcaGCCGGCAGCTCCGAGGGAAGAAACGTAAACATGAGGGAGCTTCAGGCAGCTCACCGGCCTACAAAATGTCCAGTCGTGCAACACAGCATGGCTCTGTCAGCGTTGCCGAGGTCGACATGGACGGGAAATATATCAGACTGAAGAACAACTCTGAGACGGTAAGACCGTAAAGCCGCTGGACATTGGGGAACCTGGTAATGTCATCAGGGTTATAGCAACTTGAATGGAACAGGAAGTTGTGTGACTGGCGGAGCCACACACTGTCTAGTAGTCAACATACTTATATCCTCTTATACCCCTCCTCCGCCACAAATTTTGAATCGCTAATCGTCCGGCAGCTTTGACacgaaacacacaaaaaacacatcaaaacatgcAGAATGACCGGGATCGGTGTGCTATGTCTTTTATAAGGGATTCGCATAGCCGTTTTCACACAAATAGCTGAAAACTGCGACCATTTTCTCCTCAGGATTGAATGGGAAATCCATTCGAACCGAGCTCAAAAACAGCCCACTTTGACCCCTTACAGATTCCACATACTTCAACCTAGACCTAAAATGACACGTTTAAACCGTTCTCGAGACTATGGACTTTATTAGACTAATTGGCTATGTTTTGATAGCTATTACAGTTCCCACATAGTCGCAGCCTACGTTTTGTGAAAGTGTCACACTGCTTCACATGTTATAATGGGTGTGTATGGGAGATCTCGTTAAGACTTAGTGGGGGGCGACATCACGGCTAGAGGGGAGAGGAGCTGTAAAATCTTCTGAGGTTTTTTTCCAGCTGGCCACAATTTTCCCTCTTCATACCAAATTCGGTGATCATAATGTAGGGAAAGGTGTCACGGTCGCACCGATATGCTCATTTAATCAAAGGGACTTGCACatataagatgtacctttattaatccctgtggggaaattcagtagttaaagcagcaacagaataagagcGGAAAACAGAtcagtgtggttcacacaggataatgaaacaataaaatgactaaaataatGTGCAGGTAAGTATCTGTTAAAACAgaattaaggacttcaatgaacatataaacattttgtatctggattgttaaatatatttacattgcatGATATGGGTAAAAAAACTTTGTGCAAGAGTTcaggctttatgtgcagtccgggttattgtcagtgggtcacatggttaaccccttggtgtgcagcctgatggctacaggcacaaaggagtttcccaggtgcttagtgctgtgccgaggtgggatgagtctggTGCTGAACGtactcatcttcactagctctgcatggaggggtgGGAGGAGTTATCCAGGAggtttcctcctcgtcctcccctcagccaaATCCcccagattgtccagtttaactccaacaacagagctagccttcctcaccagcctgttcagcctgtcagcatcccttttgttggtgtttgccccccagcacaccacggcaaagaggagcacactggcccccacagactggtagaacgtctgcagcatcctcgtgcacacgttgaaggacctgagcctcctcaggaagaacagcttgctctctcccttcctgaagagagcatcagtgttttCACTCCAGTCCACTTTATTGTTaaagtgcactcccaggaacttgaaggtgttcaccacctccacctcctcccccctgatggtgatgggggttagagaccttTTCGTGGTCtgcctgaagtccaccaccagctcttTAGTCTTGCTgctgttgagctggaggtggttgttgtcacaccagcctacgactatatctatctgtctgtctctgtctctctctcacaaacatGGGTGTTCCTCTGCTATCTTTAATAGTCTGGGTAGGGTATTTAGCTGATTGGAGTTGCAGTGTTTTACTTAGACTTAATACTGCAGCACAATATCGTCAATACATTCTCTGACAGGCTGTCTCTCGTTCACTGGCAGGGCATTGCCGTGGAAACACTTTGCTCTTGAACACACCTGTCGGTCATTAACTAAATCCAGTGGTAATCTAAAAAAGTTCAGAAACCATGCAAGAATGTGGTACAAgaatccaaaaatgtaaaagatacaCAGTTAAAATAGTTGGCTAACATAATGGTTCTAACATGCCATAGCCACACACTATTAATCCTCACTCAGCGGGGGAAT of the Eleginops maclovinus isolate JMC-PN-2008 ecotype Puerto Natales chromosome 4, JC_Emac_rtc_rv5, whole genome shotgun sequence genome contains:
- the LOC134862501 gene encoding lamin-L(III)-like isoform X1; protein product: MASATSTPAASSGRSSRSAGRHGVTPSLHASSTSPTRLLRGQEKEDLRHLNDRLANYIHRVQELENERSTILFQLEEKEDSRSREVSNVRRLYEEELADVRKSLDGLAGERARLQIDYGNLCEDYRKVQARNQKKESDLATAMAQWRKVEATLSCKDAECTQLLSENRRLHDGFTDLQGQLENVEGVLSETKNQLSSEILWRVDLENQVQTLKEQLELQRNISDQEILEIRSRHESRLVEVDSGRRREFEGKLADTMQQLRQDHETQLQQYKEDLDRTFASKLQNAQQAALEKSNSESATKEELEGSRLRVESLSSQLQQYQKDKMLVEGRFQDLERTLDKEREVWQQRMGQKEQELLNIRSQMFTQLEDYENLLDVKLALDMEINAYRKMLEVEEHRLQLSPSPSQHSAIPRTHEHSSRQLRGKKRKHEGASGSSPAYKMSSRATQHGSVSVAEVDMDGKYIRLKNNSETEQPLGGWVVRRINAPMGHLSFHIPPSCSLSAGQMLTIWAAGSEAESDPGDMVLQGQRCWGPVTDVRVILLNPDHEEMAERRVCVQHRGEEEPEQAFEEYVAGSDIQLLQRQDLSEEASCAVM
- the LOC134862501 gene encoding lamin-L(III)-like isoform X2 — translated: MASATSTPAASSGRSSRSAGRHGVTPSLHASSTSPTRLLRGQEKEDLRHLNDRLANYIHRVQELENERSTILFQLEEKEDSRSREVSNVRRLYEEELADVRKSLDGLAGERARLQIDYGNLCEDYRKVQARNQKKESDLATAMAQWRKVEATLSCKDAECTQLLSENRRLHDGFTDLQGQLENVEGVLSETKNQLSSEILWRVDLENQVQTLKEQLELQRNISDQEILEIRSRHESRLVEVDSGRRREFEGKLADTMQQLRQDHETQLQQYKEDLDRTFASKLQNAQQAALEKSNSESATKEELEGSRLRVESLSSQLQQYQKDKMLVEGRFQDLERTLDKEREVWQQRMGQKEQELLNIRSQMFTQLEDYENLLDVKLALDMEINAYRKMLEVEEHRLQLSPSPSQHSAIPRTHEHSSRQLRGKKRKHEGASGSSPAYKMSSRATQHGSVSVAEVDMDGKYIRLKNNSETEQPLGGWVVRRINAPMGHLSFHIPPSCSLSAGQMLTIWAAGSEAESDPGDMVLQGQRCWGPVTDVRVILLNPDHEEMAERRVCVQHRGEEEPEQAFEEYVAGSDIQLLQRQPKKKKCCSVS